GATTCAGATCTCGTTTCGGCTGAGTTTCGGCGATTTGCGTGGAGAGGGAAAGCTTTAACGATGGCGAATCAAGAACAATCGTCAGCAACCAATGTTGATCAAGCGTTCGACTGTTCAGTACCAATCGAACAATAGGTAATCTAGAATTGAAACTGATCATAACTTCATTTACACTTAACATGCATACTGAGGACGGGTTCTTCACATGTTTTATAGTTACAAGTGCATCATTATTATACAAATATAATCATTTATGATGATACAGCATGTGTGAATGCTTTGCTCCAATAAATTTTGTTTCTTGGAAAATACATATTGATATAACTTAAATAGGAAAATACATAACAAAGTACATGGTGAATGTGTGAATGCTTTGCTCCAATAAATTGTTTCTTGGAAGCAATGGCAGTGAGTTATGCAAGAAGTTGATTAATATCAAACGTGCAGTCTTAACGGCTCACCACGGTGACCGCCACTCGTGTATCTCCGTGGTGCCGATGATCGTCGGCTTAGCAACAATTTTCTTTTTTATCGGGGCATGAGTTGCTTGAGTTCTTTTTTATCGGGGCATGACCGCCACTCGTGTATCTCTGTGGTGCCGATGATCGTCGGCGTAGCAACAATTTATAACTTTTtagagattttgaaaaaaatgacatttttttaatttttttctgcacttttttaacttttctacaattttttaaaaatttttaaacCTATTTCGTATTTTTTTTCTAATCCATTTGGCATTTATATGCCATGTCaacaaatttttaaataaaaaacctaaaGAAATGCCATGATGTAGGATGGATGACCTTCTATTTAGGTAAAACATCTAGAATTAAAACATCAAATGAAACTTgaatgacctaattggaacaaaaaaaattatgagtgacctaattagaacacttttgaaactttgTTACTATTGTACAAAGTTAGCCCTTATTATTAAGACCGTATCGATAATCGTTATATGGTTTTCAATATCTCTTTTGTGCATATCATTCACTTTAAAACAAATGTCTAAATATAGCGACATCGTCACGAACCACACTGATACCGTATTAATTCAGTTGTGAATAGGGTAACCAATTTGTTGATTAGTTTTGTTTAGCCAATGTAATCAATTTGTTGATTGGCGGTCTTGTGACTGAACAAAATAACTGAGCAACAGTTGCTTCTTTGATTGGGAAATGAAATAAGTAATCACAATTCACAATACTTACCTAAGAGCAATTTCTGGGTCTCAAGTGTTGGATTTAAAAACATGAAAATTGAGCCAAAAagaagagttaattgccattttagtccctgtggtttgggccattttgccagtttagtccaaaggtttcatttttaacatctggattcaaaaaggtttcatcgttgccattttggtccaactgacttaactccattcATATCTGTTAAAGCTGCCAAGGCATTTTTGttagatatggatggagttaagtcagtttgaccaaaatgaaatgacaatgcccttggcagctttaacagatatggatggagttaagtcagttggaccaaaatggcaacgattaaacctttttggatccagatgttaaaaatgaaacctttggactaaactagtaaaatggcccaaaccacagggactaaaatggcaatttagtCCAAAAAGAATAAATGAAAAATTAATGGTGGCTGGAAGCCACTGATGAAGAAATTCGGGTTTTTTTCTTGTAATCAGAGGTATAAACACCGGTAAATCGTGAAAAGATATGCAATAAAAATGGGAATTAGATTAAATTTGGATGAAGATATTTGATTAGTTACTTCAAAGATGTTGAAATTTCATGCAACAACCAAAGCCAAGAGTTTTGATTGATGGACTGGATTGCATCTGCATGTTTTATCTCTGCCAACCAAGACATGAATTTGCCAGCTGCGATTCTTCAACAACTAAACAGAAAGAGATCGTGAACGAGTAAATGATAGATACCAAACCCATAGAGAAAGTTCTCTGGTCAGTCAGACAGCAAATGCAAATGATATGAAAAAGTTATACATATAAATACACATAAGTAGGCGCGTGTGCGCTCATGCATACGTATATAAGTTTGTTTTACAAGTTTGGGTAGATTTAGTTAAAAATTTGCAAAACCAGGACTGACTAAGTTACTTGATCTGGGTTAAAAattaaaaccaaaccaaaccaaaaaccaaatTTTATATTCAGCTCCATTTTAAATCGGTTCGTCCAAACCTCATATTCAGTTACGAAAGTGAGTAAACCCATGGTTAATAATAAAACACCCATTAAACTAACCCTGAAGTATGAAAAAACTTGGTCTCTTTCAAGAGAGTATGAAACATTAAAACCCCACACTAAGTTAAGCACAACAATAAAGAAATGGTAGAGAGCTGTTTAGAGCATTACAAAGAAAGCCAAAAAGTCACTCCAATAATTTAACAAAAGCATAAGAGTAAATTAACGTACTGCAGTAAACAGCAGCTGCAGTTTCAAAAACAGAATAtgtaggtccgtgtttcgggatccaatccgtgattttcatgttcatgttcaaagatggaagagataagagatgataaacaaacaacctttgtattaatccggtagtaaacattacaagtcggcccgattacatggaaaccgaactaataccaaagaagtatacatccagggagaaatcaagtggtgatttctcccggtgaggactcaaacctccattcactctctagcacacacttgtgctctcactcttgtgttttacaagacaaggtgttggtacttatacccaaacacaggctgcaggtcgaaggatcagactgactggtcgaaacatcatccttcgatcagacagtcttcgaaagatacacacatgCCTCGAAGGAtaccatatccttcgaggtccatcttcaactttcgatgggtatctttcgagctcatcgaaggatatcaacaatccttcgatgccttatccttcgacactaacattaacaaccataacttgtcttgcaacaacacacggtcaaccgaataaccctctcgtttgaccacttcaaacgagcgagTCTATACatgttcgatagaccgtttcactaactattacaaattcagcgtaaaataataactaatctattcgacaagcatcggacacaaaatctgcatcaacagaATAACCAAAAATGGTATCAACAAAGGcaatcaaacatgtgtttctagtAAGCTATTTTTCATGGAAACCGACTCAACTGTTTGTAGATCATAATAACCATCATTTAGACTCCAAAATCAAGAAGAGCTGCAATCTGTCTTTAAAAGCTTACTTCTATGTAGAAACTTCATAGGCATCAACATAGTAATAGTCATCGTTAAAATACTCGCTCTCTGTTAAATAAATGTAAGGGTAGTCTTCAAGAGAATCATTGGGAAGTTTTAGATATTTAATCTGTTTAGAGCATTGTTTCCCTAGATCTCCCTCAAGGTCAATGTACAAGCATTCACGCAAGTCAAGTGTTTCAAGGTGATGACAGTTATCCAGAATCACACGCAACCCAACATTCGTCATCTTGTTTCCAATGAGTTCAAGATGCCTTATCCCAGGCAGGTTTTGTCCAATAGCTATGGCTATCTCATTATATCTCGTTAAAGACCCTTCATATCCTCTTTTATTCACTTTGAGTGTTTTTAGCATGGGGCAATAACGGCCAACAGTTTCAATCTCTTCTTTTGAGATTCTTATCTCGTAAAGGTTTAGTTCCTCCAACAACGGAAATTTCATCAAAGCAACTGTAGTCAACTTTCCAAAGAAAAATAGATGTGCCATTTCAAGCCGTCTGAGCTCACTTGTTCTGTAAAATAAACGGAAACAATCATAAAGAAACATCGCTTTATGGTGCATATCTAAAAAAAGAATCGCACAAGAAAATATTATTTTCAGCTTGGTCCTCTATTAATCACTAAGAATGTTTTGTTACAGAACAACGACTTACATTTATAAGCTGAAAATCAATATAGAAGAtaaaacataaatacaagaaaacttAAAATGTGTCGGCTAGTTTCATTTACTATAACAAAAGATAATCGGTAAGAAACAAGTTCAGCAACCATCCTTAAAATGTCAAAGGGATACTATAGTTACAAAGTGCAAATAACAAACTAAACAAATGGTTTAACACAAGAAAGCAGTAAAACAAAGCTAAAATCAGCCAAACAAGAATTTAAGTTGAATCACAAACATGTTTGCTTTACAAATATATACATTTAACATATGTTTTATGCATAAACTTCAaatttttattacataatttCAGATTACATGTTTATTATAGATCTAAAAAACACAGAAAAAATTATTTCAGCGTATTTCTAAACAGATCTTAAATGATACCAAAAAAACAAATTCTCTAAAATGTTAATGTAGTTCTAGTTATACAACTTGTAAATCAATATACTTAGAACAATGTGATGGAAAAAACCAGAAGTGAATGCAAAACAATTTTGTTTGTTAAGATAGGAACATACACATAAAGTTCAGTCACAGTTAGCTCACATACCTATCAGCAACATATAGATGAAGTTCAGCATCATAAGTAGAAACAATGGTGATATCAACTAACTGGCCTTGGCTTCTATCCACAGCATGCTTACACATTTTTACAGCTAAGACTTCTGCCCTTGTTCCCTTTATGTCGTTCATATTGATGACCCTCCACATAGCAGGGTCCTTGCAAATCTTACGCCAAGCAGCGCACACTTTCTGCGCATTCTCAAGTATGTCAACCATACCAATTCTGTTAAGTATATTGGCCGTAACATCGGATGGGAGATCCAACCAGTTCCTTTTTTCTTGCTTCAGATTCAATTTTGATGGCACCATCACTTTAGCATGTACAAAGCAAATAAAAATTATTACATGTCATTCTCCTACTTaagatatataaaaataataaaaagaatacTATGTCATGGTGTAAGAAGCCTACTAAACAAAAAGAaactaaggtggtgtttgttttttcagatgtaaaaggtctgcagtctgcggaccacatctgcaaacGTCTGcacgagaagaggtggaccaaatgtctgcagagAGTGTGATACAAAGACTGTTTGATTATCTCACCTCTTTTTAAAACCCCACATCTGCAAACAGAGCACTTCAGCCTTCACCACATCTTAAATGAATCATTTTGATGTATTGTGATCTCATTTCCCCAACAATTGAAATATTCTCTAATGAGGTTTTCTTCTCTTTTGATTTGAACATATAAAAAAAATTGCTGGCTTCCAATTTTTTTAGCATAACCTAAATTTCAAAGGCACAAACGAGCAGATGAGATCACTTCTATTTCATCTGTAAAAATAATCCCCTACTAATCTGCTATCATCGAATAAATGACTAGATTATACCAACCGAATATGAAAATCATCTATGAATCAGTTATAGGAACAGATGCAGATACATAATAAGCAGTTATAATTTAATTGAAACCCTAAATTTTAACATGAAAGAATAAGTTGGAAGATTACTCGGTGAGGTGATAATAGACGACTTCTGCCACTAGCAATGGAGGCAGAGCGACGCGCCGGAAGAGGCTTTACGACGGTAGTCGACGGCGACGGTGGCGTAACCGGAGAGAGATGAAAGTGACGACTAGCGGCTGTAGAGAGTGCGTGTATAAATAAATATATGCCCTAACAACATATACCGTTTCTCAATTTTGAATTGTGGTTGCTGAATCATTATGTGGAAGGAGGAGAGGGGTGGAAGAGATGTTGGGTACATTCTAAACGTTGAACGGATTAGTCAAAGCGTTATGTGATGCGCTAACCTTATGAAAACACGCGTTTCGACGTATCCGGTTGAACTCAACGTAACATATAGCTGCATTGCGATTGGATAAAAACATAACGCAAATGGAATTTataccgtacaatcataacgtattatacgcATTGGCGGACCTACCCTATGgggtgggtgggcggccgcaccccttgaaaaaaaattagttttttgcgaaaaatcccgaccgcaccccttgaaaaatttCGACCGCACCCCTT
Above is a window of Helianthus annuus cultivar XRQ/B chromosome 14, HanXRQr2.0-SUNRISE, whole genome shotgun sequence DNA encoding:
- the LOC110904730 gene encoding putative F-box/LRR-repeat protein 23 isoform X1 → MMVPSKLNLKQEKRNWLDLPSDVTANILNRIGMVDILENAQKVCAAWRKICKDPAMWRVINMNDIKGTRAEVLAVKMCKHAVDRSQGQLVDITIVSTYDAELHLYVADRTSELRRLEMAHLFFFGKLTTVALMKFPLLEELNLYEIRISKEEIETVGRYCPMLKTLKVNKRGYEGSLTRYNEIAIAIGQNLPGIRHLELIGNKMTNVGLRVILDNCHHLETLDLRECLYIDLEGDLGKQCSKQIKYLKLPNDSLEDYPYIYLTESEYFNDDYYYVDAYEVST
- the LOC110904730 gene encoding putative F-box/LRR-repeat protein 23 isoform X2, coding for MVPSKLNLKQEKRNWLDLPSDVTANILNRIGMVDILENAQKVCAAWRKICKDPAMWRVINMNDIKGTRAEVLAVKMCKHAVDRSQGQLVDITIVSTYDAELHLYVADRTSELRRLEMAHLFFFGKLTTVALMKFPLLEELNLYEIRISKEEIETVGRYCPMLKTLKVNKRGYEGSLTRYNEIAIAIGQNLPGIRHLELIGNKMTNVGLRVILDNCHHLETLDLRECLYIDLEGDLGKQCSKQIKYLKLPNDSLEDYPYIYLTESEYFNDDYYYVDAYEVST